In one Hypanus sabinus isolate sHypSab1 chromosome 11, sHypSab1.hap1, whole genome shotgun sequence genomic region, the following are encoded:
- the LOC132402015 gene encoding phosducin-like isoform X2, producing the protein MNREQSWDEDVEPEGNLELSASNTGPKGVINDWRKFKLESEDHEISSDKKQLLRQLSSPYRSFSKEDKDTRKKFSRKMSVQEYEMIQDEEDETCLRRYRKQCMQEMHQQLSFGPQFGMLYELESGEQFLEVIEKELKKTTVMVNVYEDRVKGCESLNNCLTCLALEYPLVKFCKIKASNTGTSDRFSDNILPALLVYKAGELIGNFLHITEQLGEEFFAVDLETFLNEYGLLPEREFTACENASDGSDVDIE; encoded by the exons ATGAACCGTGAACAAAGTTGGGATGAAGATGTGGAACCCGAAGGAAATCTTGAATTATCAGCTTCTAATACAG GTCCAAAAGGAGTGATCAACGACTGGAGGAAATTTAAACTAGAAAGCGAAGACCATGAAATTTCTTCAGATAAAAAGCAACTCCTTAGACAACTGTCATCACCTTACCGCTCTTTTAGTAAGGAGGACAAAGACACTCGAAAGAAATTCAGTCGAAAG ATGAGTGTACAAGAATATGAAATGATTCAGGATGAGGAAGATGAAACTTGCCTTCGTAGGTACCGCAAGCAATGCATGCAAGAGATGCACCAGCAGCTAAGCTTTGGACCCCAGTTTGGAATGCTCTATGAGCTTGAAAGTGGGGAACAATTCTTGGAAGTGATTGAAAAGGAATTGAAAAAAACtacagtgatggtgaatgttTACGAGGACAGAGTGAAGGGATGCGAGTCTTTGAACAACTGTTTAACATGCCTTGCTTTGGAATATCCTTTGGTTAAGTTCTGTAAAATAAAGGCCTCTAATACTGGAACTAGTGACCGCTTCTCTGATAATATTCTACCTGCATTACTGGTGTACAAGGCAGGAGAGCTAATTGGCAACTTCCTTCACATTACCGAACAGCTCGGTGAAGAATTTTTTGCAGTGGATCTTGAAACTTTCCTAAATGAATATGGCCTTTTGCCAGAAAGAGAATTCACTGCTTGTGAAAATGCCAGTGATGGCAGTGATGTAGATATTGAATGA